A DNA window from Rhizobium jaguaris contains the following coding sequences:
- a CDS encoding glutamine synthetase beta-grasp domain-containing protein: MTKYKLEYIWLDGYTPVPNLRGKTQIKEFADFPKLEELPLWGFDGSSTMQAEGRSSDCVLKPVAVYPDPARTNGALVMCEVMMPDGVTPHASNSRATILDDEDAWFGFEQEYFFYKDGRPLGFPESGYPAPQGPYYTGVGYKNVGDVAREIVEEHLDLCLEAGINHEGINAEVAKGQWEFQIFGKGSKKAADQIWIARYLLLRLCEKYGIDIEFHCKPLGDTDWNGSGMHCNFSTKFMREVGGKAYFEALMAQFDKNLQDHIAVYGPDNHMRLTGKHETAPWNKFSYGVADRGASIRVPHSFVKNDYRGYLEDRRPNSQGDPYQIASQVLKTISEVPTSAASAAA, translated from the coding sequence ATGACAAAATATAAGCTCGAGTATATTTGGCTCGACGGGTACACCCCTGTACCGAACCTGCGCGGCAAGACGCAGATCAAGGAATTTGCTGATTTTCCGAAGCTTGAAGAGCTCCCGCTCTGGGGCTTCGATGGCTCGTCGACGATGCAGGCCGAAGGCCGTAGCTCGGATTGCGTGCTGAAGCCTGTTGCCGTTTACCCGGACCCGGCTCGCACCAACGGCGCTCTCGTCATGTGCGAAGTCATGATGCCCGATGGCGTCACCCCGCACGCTTCCAACAGCCGCGCGACCATCCTCGATGACGAGGACGCATGGTTCGGCTTCGAGCAGGAATACTTCTTCTACAAGGACGGCCGCCCGCTCGGCTTCCCGGAATCCGGCTACCCGGCTCCGCAGGGACCGTACTACACCGGCGTCGGCTACAAGAACGTCGGCGACGTCGCCCGCGAGATCGTCGAAGAGCATCTCGATCTTTGCCTCGAAGCCGGCATCAACCACGAAGGCATCAACGCCGAAGTGGCCAAGGGCCAGTGGGAATTCCAGATTTTCGGCAAAGGCTCGAAGAAGGCTGCCGACCAGATCTGGATCGCTCGCTATCTGCTGCTGCGTCTTTGCGAAAAGTACGGCATCGACATCGAGTTCCATTGCAAGCCGCTCGGCGACACCGACTGGAACGGCTCGGGCATGCACTGCAACTTCTCGACCAAGTTCATGCGCGAAGTCGGCGGCAAGGCCTATTTCGAAGCGCTCATGGCTCAGTTCGACAAGAACCTGCAGGACCACATCGCCGTCTACGGCCCGGACAACCACATGCGCCTGACCGGTAAGCATGAAACGGCTCCGTGGAACAAGTTCAGCTATGGCGTTGCCGACCGTGGCGCATCGATCCGCGTTCCGCATTCCTTCGTCAAGAACGACTACCGCGGCTACCTCGAAGATCGTCGTCCGAACTCGCAAGGCGACCCCTACCAGATCGCTTCCCAGGTTCTGAAGACCATCTCGGAAGTTCCGACCTCGGCTGCTTCGGCTGCTGCGTGA
- a CDS encoding carboxymuconolactone decarboxylase family protein, whose protein sequence is MHPRLNFAKASPESYKAVAALEQFVQSSGLERRFIHLIKLRASQINGCAYCVDMHVKEARHDGLSEQWINLMCVWWESPVYDERERALLGWVDSVTKIAETGIPDTAFDTLKPHFSEEEIVKITVAIGVINIWNRLAVGFRSQHPVDAASKAA, encoded by the coding sequence ATGCATCCCCGTTTGAATTTCGCCAAGGCTTCGCCCGAATCCTACAAGGCCGTTGCAGCACTCGAGCAGTTCGTACAGAGCTCGGGCCTGGAACGCCGCTTCATTCACCTCATCAAGCTGCGCGCTTCGCAGATCAACGGCTGCGCCTATTGCGTCGACATGCACGTCAAGGAAGCCCGGCACGATGGGCTCAGCGAGCAGTGGATCAACCTGATGTGCGTATGGTGGGAATCGCCGGTTTACGATGAGCGCGAACGCGCCCTGCTCGGCTGGGTCGATTCGGTGACGAAGATTGCCGAAACAGGTATTCCGGATACTGCCTTCGATACGTTGAAGCCGCACTTCAGCGAAGAGGAGATCGTCAAGATCACCGTCGCAATCGGCGTGATCAACATCTGGAATCGCCTGGCTGTTGGCTTCCGGTCGCAGCATCCGGTCGACGCGGCCAGCAAGGCTGCTTGA
- a CDS encoding RrF2 family transcriptional regulator: protein MKLGEGVEQAIHSVAMLAGLSEGGVLSAAAIAEFHGVSVSYLLKHLQALSGAGILDTVPGPKGGYRLARLPKDITLLDIVLGVEGPAPAFRCAEIRQRGPNPLPGKYFVKPCGISAAMLAAERVYRAELAKTTIADVLADLAASDDGAVAARGCAFLAVNERRTNR, encoded by the coding sequence ATGAAACTCGGCGAAGGCGTTGAGCAGGCCATTCACAGCGTCGCGATGCTGGCGGGCCTATCGGAAGGCGGTGTGCTTTCGGCGGCTGCGATTGCCGAGTTTCACGGGGTGTCGGTGAGCTATCTGCTGAAACATCTGCAGGCGCTTTCCGGCGCCGGAATTCTCGACACGGTGCCCGGCCCGAAGGGCGGCTATCGGCTGGCGCGACTGCCGAAAGACATCACGCTGCTCGATATCGTGCTTGGCGTCGAGGGGCCGGCGCCCGCCTTTCGCTGCGCCGAAATCCGCCAGCGCGGGCCGAACCCACTGCCCGGAAAATATTTCGTAAAGCCGTGCGGTATCAGCGCGGCGATGCTGGCGGCCGAGCGGGTGTACCGTGCCGAGCTCGCCAAGACCACCATTGCCGATGTCCTCGCCGATCTCGCGGCGAGTGACGACGGCGCCGTCGCGGCAAGAGGCTGCGCCTTCCTTGCCGTGAACGAGCGCAGAACGAACCGATAA
- a CDS encoding DUF5343 domain-containing protein — MAPKPKAVEVNAEVETNNNSQSSTSAAQRKIPGNLPYLTASGTLKKALDGIIPASRPDKFNADFLENVLKLSGGGARACIPILKKNGFFDK, encoded by the coding sequence ATGGCACCAAAACCCAAAGCAGTTGAAGTCAATGCAGAAGTAGAAACTAACAACAATTCGCAAAGCTCGACGAGTGCTGCGCAGCGTAAGATTCCAGGTAACTTACCCTATTTAACGGCAAGCGGAACTCTAAAGAAGGCGCTAGATGGTATTATACCCGCGTCACGACCGGACAAATTCAATGCTGATTTTCTAGAGAACGTGCTCAAACTCAGCGGTGGAGGTGCTAGGGCCTGTATCCCTATACTCAAAAAAAATGGGTTTTTTGACAAGTGA
- a CDS encoding DUF5343 domain-containing protein — protein sequence MGFLTSDGVPTELYAKFRTDGGRSSAATQGLRAAFQEIFKRSEWAHTVDDAKLRDIVVEVTGLGPSDHILKAIIATFKAIRSFVVPGLERDDAVPITGVEEVENASTGVGVAPSSNGDIRLAYNINIVLPETSDLKVLNAIFRSIRENLMR from the coding sequence ATGGGTTTTTTGACAAGTGATGGGGTGCCAACCGAACTGTATGCAAAATTTCGAACAGATGGGGGCAGAAGTTCGGCGGCCACACAAGGCCTTCGTGCAGCATTTCAGGAAATATTCAAACGCAGCGAATGGGCTCATACGGTTGATGACGCCAAGTTGCGCGATATCGTGGTGGAAGTAACCGGCCTCGGCCCATCGGATCACATCCTGAAGGCGATAATAGCAACGTTCAAGGCCATAAGGTCTTTCGTGGTTCCCGGCTTGGAAAGAGATGATGCAGTGCCCATCACTGGAGTTGAAGAAGTGGAGAATGCGAGCACGGGAGTAGGTGTCGCGCCGAGTTCCAACGGAGATATCCGCCTCGCATACAACATCAATATCGTACTTCCTGAAACCTCTGACTTAAAAGTGCTCAACGCCATTTTTCGGAGCATAAGGGAGAACTTGATGCGATGA
- a CDS encoding Swt1 family HEPN domain-containing protein, with product MNAEEQVELFVLKCASLKIAVDDVSPGAAVDDIGVVLDQPGINSSLEQFSQEVRTNANRMAEYYKLFYMLENDIRKLIDDTLIEAHGADWWDKHSPNSAKEECKANQQREKDAGFTSRSDNELDYISFGQLGDIIRNNWDLFGGILSNQKALGRVMYSLNNLRGPIAHCGLLAEDEVDRLKLTVKDWFRLLEGPK from the coding sequence ATGAACGCTGAGGAACAGGTCGAGTTATTTGTGTTAAAATGCGCATCCTTGAAGATTGCCGTGGATGACGTTAGCCCCGGAGCAGCGGTCGACGACATAGGCGTGGTGCTTGATCAGCCAGGGATTAACTCGTCTCTTGAACAGTTTTCTCAAGAGGTTCGGACGAATGCCAATCGAATGGCTGAATATTATAAACTCTTCTACATGCTCGAGAATGATATACGAAAACTGATCGACGATACGCTGATAGAAGCCCACGGCGCGGACTGGTGGGACAAACACTCGCCGAACAGCGCAAAAGAGGAATGCAAGGCTAACCAGCAGCGAGAGAAGGATGCTGGTTTCACAAGCCGCTCAGATAACGAGTTGGACTATATCTCCTTTGGCCAACTGGGAGACATCATTCGCAACAACTGGGATCTCTTCGGGGGAATCCTCAGCAATCAAAAGGCCCTAGGTCGCGTTATGTACTCGCTCAACAATCTGCGCGGTCCGATCGCTCATTGCGGTCTTCTGGCTGAGGATGAAGTTGATCGGCTCAAATTAACCGTGAAAGATTGGTTTCGCCTACTTGAAGGGCCGAAGTAA
- a CDS encoding ligase-associated DNA damage response DEXH box helicase, with protein sequence MDKIDSERRIALPAPFVRWFAEKGWQPRAHQLELLARAEAGENTLLIAPTGAGKTLAGFLPSLTDLTRRGKIPPGSAFTGIHTLYISPLKALAVDIERNLTKPVTEMGLPVSVENRTGDTPSGKRQRQKLNPPDILLTTPEQVALLLANREAERFFKDLKYIVLDELHSLVTSKRGHMLSLGLARLRKLAPNLQTIGLSATVAEPMDLQKWLVGQEEGAERHAGLVMVDGGAKPDISILRTEEHIPWSGHSAKYAIPDIYRELKEHRTTLLFVNTRSQAEMLFQELWSANEDNLPIALHHGSLDVGQRRRVEAAMAANRLRAVVATSTLDLGIDWGDVDLVIHVGAPKGASRLAQRIGRANHRMDEPSKAILVPANRFEVMECQAALDANYVGAQDTPPVGAGALDVLAQHILGMACAEPFDMLELYDEVRSASPYADLPWETFERIVDFVATGGYALRTYERYARIRKTPEGRWRVSNPQVAQQYRLNLGTIVEEAMLNIRLVKRNALGSLGRGGAPLGKVEEYFLEQLSPGDTFLFSGKVLRFEGVRENECLASQAFSMDPKIPSYAGGKFPLSTYLADQVRTMIADPDRRHRLPDQVRDWLELQKDRSLLPKRDEFLIETFPRGNRAYMVAYPFEGRLAHQTLGMLLTRRLERAGAKPMGFVATDYSLGIWGLEDMGLMIANGRLSLADLFDEDMLGDDLEAWLDESFLLKRTFRNCAVIAGLIERRHPGKEKTGRQVTVSADLIYDVLRSHEPDHILMQATRQDAATGLLDIGRLGDMLKRIKGHITHRALDHISPLAVPVMLEIGKVPVPGEAHDVVLAEAADDLIREAME encoded by the coding sequence GTGGACAAGATCGATTCAGAGCGCCGCATCGCCTTGCCTGCCCCTTTCGTCCGCTGGTTCGCGGAAAAGGGGTGGCAGCCGCGTGCCCATCAGCTCGAATTATTGGCCCGCGCCGAGGCTGGCGAGAACACGTTGCTGATCGCGCCGACCGGGGCAGGCAAGACCTTGGCTGGCTTCCTGCCCTCGCTCACCGATCTGACCCGCCGCGGTAAAATCCCGCCGGGCTCGGCCTTCACCGGCATCCACACGCTTTACATCTCGCCGCTAAAGGCGCTGGCTGTCGATATCGAGCGCAATCTGACGAAGCCGGTTACGGAAATGGGACTACCGGTCTCTGTCGAAAACCGCACAGGCGACACACCAAGCGGTAAGCGGCAGCGCCAAAAACTCAACCCGCCGGACATCCTGCTGACGACGCCGGAACAGGTGGCGCTGCTGCTCGCCAATCGCGAGGCGGAGCGTTTCTTCAAGGACTTGAAATACATCGTCCTCGACGAGCTGCATTCCCTTGTGACGTCGAAGCGCGGCCATATGCTTTCGCTCGGCCTTGCGCGTCTTCGCAAGCTTGCGCCCAATCTGCAAACCATCGGCCTGTCGGCGACGGTTGCCGAGCCGATGGACCTGCAGAAATGGCTGGTGGGACAGGAGGAGGGGGCGGAGCGGCATGCCGGTCTGGTGATGGTCGACGGCGGCGCCAAGCCCGATATTTCGATCCTCAGGACCGAGGAACACATCCCCTGGTCCGGCCACTCCGCCAAATATGCCATCCCGGACATCTATCGCGAGCTGAAGGAGCATCGGACGACGCTTCTCTTCGTCAACACCCGCTCGCAGGCAGAAATGCTGTTTCAGGAGCTGTGGTCGGCCAACGAAGACAATCTGCCGATCGCGCTCCATCACGGCTCGCTCGATGTCGGCCAGCGCCGCAGGGTCGAAGCCGCCATGGCGGCCAACAGGCTCCGCGCGGTCGTCGCCACCTCGACGCTCGATCTCGGCATAGACTGGGGCGATGTCGATCTGGTCATCCATGTCGGCGCACCGAAAGGCGCATCGCGCCTTGCCCAGCGCATCGGCCGTGCCAATCACCGCATGGACGAGCCGTCAAAGGCGATCCTCGTGCCGGCCAACCGTTTCGAAGTGATGGAATGCCAGGCGGCACTCGACGCCAACTATGTTGGCGCGCAGGATACGCCGCCGGTCGGCGCCGGCGCGCTCGATGTCCTTGCCCAACATATCCTCGGCATGGCCTGTGCCGAACCTTTCGACATGCTGGAGCTTTACGACGAGGTCCGGAGTGCTTCGCCCTATGCGGATCTGCCCTGGGAGACGTTCGAGCGCATCGTCGATTTCGTCGCCACCGGCGGCTATGCCCTGCGCACCTATGAGCGTTATGCCCGCATTCGCAAGACACCGGAGGGTCGCTGGCGTGTTTCCAATCCGCAGGTGGCGCAGCAATATCGCCTGAATCTCGGCACCATCGTAGAAGAGGCAATGCTGAACATCCGGCTGGTGAAGCGCAATGCGCTGGGGTCGCTCGGCCGCGGCGGCGCGCCCCTCGGCAAGGTCGAGGAGTATTTTCTCGAACAGCTTTCCCCCGGGGATACGTTTCTCTTCTCCGGCAAGGTTCTGCGTTTCGAAGGCGTCCGCGAGAATGAATGCCTGGCTTCGCAGGCCTTTTCCATGGATCCGAAAATTCCCTCTTATGCCGGCGGCAAATTTCCGCTATCCACCTATCTCGCCGACCAGGTGCGCACGATGATCGCCGATCCCGATCGCCGGCATCGTTTGCCGGATCAGGTGCGCGACTGGCTCGAGCTGCAGAAGGACAGGTCGCTGCTTCCGAAGCGCGACGAGTTTCTGATCGAAACCTTTCCGCGCGGCAACCGCGCCTACATGGTGGCCTATCCCTTCGAAGGGCGGCTGGCGCACCAGACGCTCGGCATGTTGCTGACGCGGCGGCTGGAGCGCGCGGGAGCCAAGCCCATGGGCTTCGTCGCGACCGATTATTCGCTTGGCATATGGGGATTGGAAGATATGGGGCTGATGATCGCCAACGGCCGTCTCAGCCTTGCAGATCTCTTCGACGAGGACATGCTCGGCGACGATCTCGAAGCGTGGCTCGATGAATCCTTCCTCTTGAAACGCACATTCCGCAATTGCGCCGTCATCGCCGGGTTGATCGAGCGCCGCCATCCCGGCAAGGAAAAGACCGGCCGGCAGGTGACGGTGTCGGCCGATCTGATCTATGACGTCCTGCGCAGCCACGAGCCTGACCATATCCTGATGCAGGCGACCCGGCAGGATGCGGCAACGGGGCTTTTGGACATTGGCCGTCTTGGAGATATGCTGAAGCGAATCAAGGGTCATATTACCCACCGGGCGCTGGATCACATCTCGCCGCTCGCCGTGCCGGTGATGCTGGAAATCGGCAAGGTGCCGGTGCCGGGCGAGGCTCATGACGTGGTGCTGGCGGAAGCAGCTGACGATCTGATCCGCGAGGCCATGGAATAA
- the pdeM gene encoding ligase-associated DNA damage response endonuclease PdeM, translating to MNRLALAREMNGQFRNGLTPASGVETAVHGIAAVCDPLGALYLPDARILVVSDLHLEKGAAFARRGMLLPPYDTLATLTVLAAVISRYDPKLVVSLGDNFHDRVGSEYLPEEFRGLIVNMARGREWIWINGNHDPDGTVDLPGRSVDEMHYGGLTFRHEPKGGRQAGEVAGHLHPSATVRRRDKSVRRPCFATDGARLLMPAFGIMTGGLDLRHKAMAGLFDHESLIAHVLGRDRIYSVRFGNLSA from the coding sequence ATGAACCGCCTGGCGCTTGCGCGAGAGATGAACGGCCAATTCAGGAACGGTTTGACGCCCGCATCGGGCGTCGAGACCGCCGTTCACGGCATTGCCGCCGTCTGCGATCCGCTGGGCGCGCTTTATCTGCCGGACGCCAGGATTCTCGTCGTTTCGGATCTGCATCTGGAAAAGGGCGCAGCCTTCGCACGCCGCGGCATGCTACTGCCGCCTTACGATACGCTGGCGACGCTGACTGTGCTTGCCGCGGTCATTTCCCGCTACGATCCGAAACTTGTGGTCTCGCTTGGCGACAATTTCCACGACCGTGTTGGCTCGGAATACCTGCCGGAGGAATTCCGCGGCCTGATCGTCAACATGGCGCGCGGCCGCGAATGGATATGGATCAACGGCAATCACGATCCGGATGGCACGGTCGATCTGCCCGGTCGCTCCGTCGATGAGATGCATTATGGTGGATTGACCTTCCGCCACGAACCGAAGGGCGGCAGGCAGGCCGGCGAGGTCGCCGGCCACCTGCATCCCTCCGCCACTGTCCGCCGTCGCGATAAGTCCGTTCGCCGCCCGTGCTTCGCCACCGACGGCGCTCGACTGCTGATGCCCGCTTTCGGTATCATGACCGGCGGGCTCGACCTGCGACACAAGGCCATGGCCGGATTGTTCGACCACGAAAGTCTCATCGCCCATGTGCTCGGGCGTGACCGCATCTATTCGGTGCGCTTCGGCAATCTCTCGGCCTAA
- a CDS encoding dihydrofolate reductase family protein yields the protein MRKLVVWNLMTLDGYFEGTKPWDLDFHMLAWGDELERYATELGQEGDLLIFGRKTYEGMAAYWPTATEAPEIAAYMNGIAKVAASRTMDKAEWNNTRIVRDIVAEAEKLKEEPGKTIFVFGSAEVADTLLKAGLVDEIRICLVPVVLGCGNPHFKPAAEQIPMKLLESTPLKTGAVILRYEPAKAA from the coding sequence ATGAGAAAGCTTGTTGTCTGGAATCTCATGACGCTCGATGGCTATTTCGAGGGAACGAAACCCTGGGACCTGGACTTCCACATGCTCGCCTGGGGCGACGAGCTGGAGCGTTATGCGACCGAACTCGGCCAGGAGGGCGATCTGCTGATCTTCGGCCGCAAGACCTATGAAGGCATGGCCGCCTACTGGCCGACCGCGACGGAAGCGCCCGAGATCGCCGCCTATATGAACGGCATCGCCAAGGTCGCCGCCTCACGGACGATGGACAAGGCGGAGTGGAACAATACACGCATCGTTCGCGACATCGTCGCCGAGGCTGAGAAACTGAAGGAAGAGCCGGGCAAGACCATTTTCGTCTTCGGTAGCGCCGAGGTGGCGGATACGCTGCTGAAAGCGGGATTGGTGGATGAAATCCGCATCTGCCTCGTCCCGGTTGTCCTCGGCTGCGGCAACCCGCATTTCAAGCCGGCGGCGGAACAGATTCCGATGAAGCTGCTCGAATCCACGCCTCTGAAGACCGGCGCGGTAATTCTGCGCTACGAGCCCGCAAAGGCCGCTTAG
- a CDS encoding winged helix-turn-helix transcriptional regulator, with protein MDALNRSGCPINLTLEILGDRWSLIIIRDIMFGNRRHFRELLQNSEEGIASNILADRLKRLVERGLLTRDDDPTHKQKAVYSLTEMAIDLVPLFAHMGAWGRKHLPVSEELSIRAELLEDGGPKLWEDFMDELRAKHLGKQLPPDTPSVLGRLTQAYLDVVERKRSA; from the coding sequence ATGGACGCGCTTAATCGCTCCGGCTGCCCGATCAATCTCACCCTGGAAATCCTGGGTGACCGCTGGAGCCTGATCATCATCAGGGACATCATGTTCGGTAATCGCCGGCATTTTCGCGAGCTCTTGCAGAACTCGGAGGAGGGTATTGCCTCCAATATTCTTGCCGACCGGCTGAAGCGGTTGGTCGAGCGTGGGCTTTTGACCCGCGACGACGATCCGACCCACAAGCAGAAAGCCGTCTACAGCCTCACCGAAATGGCGATCGACCTCGTGCCGCTCTTTGCCCACATGGGCGCTTGGGGCCGCAAGCATCTGCCGGTCTCGGAAGAACTTTCGATCCGCGCAGAATTACTGGAAGACGGCGGGCCGAAGCTCTGGGAGGATTTCATGGACGAGCTGAGGGCGAAGCATCTGGGCAAGCAGTTGCCGCCGGATACGCCCTCGGTGCTCGGTCGGCTGACCCAAGCCTATCTGGATGTGGTGGAGCGGAAGAGGAGCGCCTAA
- a CDS encoding TIGR02186 family protein, giving the protein MRHVSLLLTASLLLAPLSAEAQVLLDQPTTSTTARETMEIGTSTSEIAITSDFAGADLTIFGALSNTDQLLLAIGQYDVVVVLEGPRQNATVRKKERVFGIWVNTRSMTFEHVPQAYSLSSTRAVDYITAPLELNDRGIGMDHIQLTPVGFVGSGADVPEFREAFRRLQRVRGLYESDPAGVRFVSSSLFRATLRLPADVPNGVHTVRAYLFKSGKFVTERSLPLRVIKTGIEQTITDAAHERPITYGAFSVLLALITGWTASFVFRKS; this is encoded by the coding sequence ATGAGACATGTGAGCCTGCTTCTCACGGCCAGTCTTCTGCTTGCTCCATTGAGCGCCGAGGCGCAGGTGCTGTTGGATCAGCCGACCACGTCCACAACGGCGCGCGAGACGATGGAGATCGGCACCTCGACCAGCGAGATCGCCATCACCTCCGATTTCGCCGGCGCCGACCTGACGATCTTCGGCGCACTTTCCAATACCGACCAACTGCTTCTGGCGATCGGCCAGTACGACGTCGTTGTCGTGCTGGAGGGACCGCGCCAAAATGCCACCGTGCGCAAAAAGGAACGTGTCTTCGGCATCTGGGTCAACACCCGCTCGATGACCTTCGAGCATGTGCCGCAGGCCTATTCGCTGTCGAGCACACGTGCCGTCGACTACATTACCGCACCGCTCGAGCTGAACGACCGCGGCATCGGCATGGACCATATTCAGTTGACGCCGGTCGGTTTCGTCGGCAGCGGCGCCGATGTGCCGGAATTCCGAGAGGCCTTCCGGCGGCTGCAGAGGGTCCGCGGCCTCTACGAAAGCGATCCGGCCGGCGTGCGCTTCGTCAGTTCCAGCCTGTTCCGGGCGACACTCAGGCTTCCGGCCGACGTGCCGAACGGCGTGCATACAGTGCGCGCCTACCTTTTCAAGAGCGGCAAATTCGTCACCGAAAGATCCCTGCCGCTGCGCGTCATCAAAACTGGCATCGAACAAACCATCACTGATGCCGCGCATGAGCGGCCGATTACTTACGGCGCGTTTTCGGTGCTTCTGGCGCTGATTACGGGATGGACGGCAAGCTTCGTGTTCCGGAAGAGCTGA
- a CDS encoding sulfite exporter TauE/SafE family protein, which translates to MTIYLPIAELSVNIFIILGMGAAVGFLSGMFGVGGGFLITPLLIFYNIPPVVAVATGANQVVASSISGAITHFRRGTLDMKLGAVLTIGGLIGATIGIWIFSLLRRIGQLDLFISLLYVIFLGTIGGLMLWESLSAMRRAARNEPAAPRKPGHHSWVHRLPLKMRFKKSKIYLSVIPVFGLGFGIGILTSVMGVGGGFIMVPAMIYLLRIPTNVVVGTSLFQIIFVTAYTTVIQAATNYSVDIVLAFLLMVAGVIGAQYGVRVGQKLRGEQLRALLGLLVLAVGLRLAVALVVTPADIYSIVLEGAGR; encoded by the coding sequence GTGACGATCTATCTGCCGATCGCAGAACTGTCGGTGAATATCTTCATTATTCTCGGCATGGGCGCAGCCGTCGGGTTTCTCTCCGGCATGTTCGGCGTCGGCGGCGGCTTTCTGATCACGCCCCTCCTGATCTTCTACAATATCCCGCCTGTCGTCGCTGTTGCCACCGGCGCCAATCAGGTTGTTGCCTCGTCGATCTCGGGCGCCATTACGCATTTCCGTCGCGGCACGCTGGATATGAAGCTCGGAGCGGTGCTGACGATCGGCGGCCTTATCGGTGCCACCATCGGTATCTGGATCTTCTCGCTGCTCAGGCGCATCGGTCAGCTCGATCTCTTCATCTCACTGCTCTACGTCATCTTTCTCGGCACGATCGGCGGGTTGATGCTATGGGAGAGCCTGAGTGCGATGCGCCGCGCCGCCCGCAATGAGCCAGCCGCGCCGCGCAAGCCAGGCCATCACAGTTGGGTGCACCGGCTGCCGCTGAAGATGCGCTTCAAGAAATCGAAGATCTATCTGAGCGTCATTCCTGTGTTCGGCCTCGGCTTCGGCATCGGCATCCTGACATCGGTCATGGGTGTCGGCGGCGGCTTTATCATGGTGCCGGCTATGATCTATCTCCTTCGCATCCCGACCAATGTCGTTGTCGGCACTTCGCTGTTCCAGATCATCTTCGTCACCGCCTACACAACGGTCATCCAGGCGGCAACCAACTATTCCGTCGATATCGTGCTGGCGTTTTTGCTGATGGTGGCGGGCGTCATCGGCGCGCAATATGGCGTTCGGGTCGGCCAGAAGCTGCGCGGCGAACAACTTCGCGCCCTGCTTGGCCTCCTGGTGCTTGCCGTCGGCCTGCGCCTCGCGGTCGCACTGGTGGTCACGCCGGCTGACATCTATTCCATCGTGCTCGAAGGAGCGGGCCGATGA